One Herbaspirillum rubrisubalbicans genomic window carries:
- a CDS encoding response regulator transcription factor → MNVLLVEDDPVLTDGLSRVLNSHGFTVHTVNNGNDALSQRFNAAVLVLDIGLPGIDGFEVLRRMRAAGNNTPVLLLTARDTIPDRVHGLELGADDYLVKPFATPELVARIKALIRRSAPQPAQLSVGGLSLDNATKRAEIDGRKIELSLREWTVLEYLMQHASRVVSKQQIIDAVLPWGEDFTINAVEVYVSRIRLKIADSGVVIRTIRGFGYMLEKSEN, encoded by the coding sequence ATGAATGTTTTGCTGGTCGAAGACGACCCGGTGCTCACCGACGGCCTGTCGCGCGTGCTCAATTCGCATGGTTTCACCGTGCATACCGTCAACAACGGCAACGATGCGCTGTCGCAGCGTTTCAACGCGGCCGTGCTGGTGCTCGATATCGGCTTGCCCGGTATCGATGGTTTCGAGGTCCTGCGGCGGATGCGTGCGGCCGGCAACAATACCCCGGTGCTGCTGCTGACGGCCCGTGACACCATCCCCGACCGCGTGCACGGTCTGGAGCTGGGCGCCGACGATTACCTGGTCAAGCCCTTCGCCACGCCTGAGCTGGTGGCGCGCATCAAGGCCTTGATCCGCCGCAGCGCGCCGCAGCCGGCGCAACTGTCGGTGGGGGGCCTGTCGCTGGACAACGCCACCAAACGCGCCGAGATCGATGGCCGCAAGATCGAGCTGTCGCTGCGCGAGTGGACGGTGCTGGAATACCTGATGCAACACGCCTCGCGCGTGGTCTCCAAGCAGCAGATCATCGATGCCGTGCTGCCCTGGGGCGAAGACTTCACCATCAATGCGGTGGAAGTCTATGTCTCGCGCATCCGCTTGAAGATTGCCGATTCGGGCGTAGTGATCCGCACCATCCGCGGCTTCGGCTACATGCTCGAAAAGAGCGAAAACTGA
- a CDS encoding TonB-dependent receptor — translation MNRLTPIAAALVASFAAPLPLYAQQVSSPSSAAAASPQLAPVTVEGRRDDFASTGTAITKLPADLHDVPQSVTVVNKAQMQSQGVSSLADALRNVSGITLGGAEGGQIGNNINLNGFSARTDIYLDGFRDRGQYYRDTFAIDEVEVLMGPSSMLFGRGSTGGIINQVSKKANLKAATEVSGSVTTNGLVRTTADVNHPLSDTSAVRVEAMAQNGPASTRNQSDVQDFGLAGSYVWGIGTPTEITLSALLQHNQDQPDYGVPPLNGHPANVGRDTAYGLNSDRTIQDVASLNAGIKHKIAPDVTLRSQTQFNYVHTDAVETAPNTIGTITSNGFTPLSNASSSLPLSSLFVRAQSHDRSIHDYSIFNQTELAAKFTTGSIKHDALVGVEVGHDGYDNQSYYRNGSCNGRSLNTAGSTSGYLDCVNLANPVYSAAGASTADTVGNHAGGSANTIAAYVGDTIELVPQFKLVGGLRYDRYIASISNSINSTNNSSSTALAAANQTVNFLSVRSGAIWEPSAAQSYYLSYGTSFNPSLEQLTGTAGQQNLDPEKNRSYELGGKWDVAEGVALTAAAFQITKENARSQVGTGVYALAGTVRVNGARAGATGRITRHWQVAANYTYLDAKVVGGAVADTSVGKVPINTPKHTFTLWSTYDLAPHWQVGGGANYMSQRYANATNTVQVGGYTRYDAMLAYTTKAYDIRLNLYNLTNKMYYDALIQSDGGRSVPGSGRTAMLSLTYRM, via the coding sequence ATGAATCGTCTCACGCCGATCGCCGCCGCACTGGTGGCCAGCTTTGCCGCCCCCCTGCCCTTGTATGCGCAGCAGGTTTCCTCCCCCAGCAGCGCTGCTGCCGCCAGCCCGCAATTGGCCCCGGTCACGGTGGAAGGCCGCCGTGATGACTTCGCCAGTACCGGCACGGCCATCACCAAGCTACCGGCCGACCTGCATGACGTACCGCAATCGGTGACGGTGGTCAACAAGGCGCAGATGCAGTCGCAGGGCGTGAGCTCCCTGGCCGATGCGCTGCGCAACGTTTCCGGCATCACCCTGGGCGGCGCCGAAGGCGGCCAGATCGGCAACAACATCAACCTCAACGGTTTCTCGGCGCGCACCGACATCTACCTGGATGGCTTCCGCGACCGTGGCCAGTACTACCGCGACACCTTCGCCATCGACGAAGTCGAAGTATTGATGGGCCCGTCCTCGATGCTGTTTGGTCGTGGCTCCACCGGCGGCATCATCAACCAGGTCAGCAAGAAGGCCAACCTGAAGGCCGCCACCGAAGTCTCGGGCTCGGTCACCACCAATGGCCTGGTGCGTACCACCGCTGACGTCAACCATCCACTGTCGGATACCTCGGCCGTGCGCGTCGAAGCCATGGCCCAGAACGGCCCGGCCAGCACCCGCAACCAGAGCGACGTGCAAGACTTCGGCCTGGCGGGGTCCTACGTCTGGGGTATCGGCACCCCCACCGAAATTACCCTCTCGGCCCTGCTGCAGCACAACCAGGACCAGCCCGACTATGGCGTGCCGCCACTCAACGGCCATCCCGCCAATGTCGGCCGCGATACCGCCTATGGCTTGAACAGTGACCGCACGATCCAGGATGTGGCCTCATTGAACGCCGGCATCAAGCACAAGATCGCCCCGGACGTCACCCTGCGCAGCCAGACCCAATTCAACTACGTCCACACCGACGCCGTAGAAACCGCGCCCAACACCATCGGCACGATCACCTCTAACGGTTTCACCCCGCTGTCCAATGCCAGCAGCAGCCTGCCCTTGTCCAGTCTCTTCGTGCGCGCCCAGAGCCATGATCGCAGCATCCACGACTACTCCATCTTCAACCAGACCGAACTGGCGGCCAAGTTCACCACCGGCAGCATCAAGCACGACGCCCTGGTCGGGGTGGAAGTGGGCCATGATGGCTACGACAACCAGAGCTACTACCGCAACGGCAGTTGCAATGGCCGCTCGCTGAACACGGCCGGCTCCACCAGCGGCTATCTGGATTGCGTGAACCTGGCCAATCCGGTCTACAGTGCCGCCGGCGCCAGCACCGCCGACACCGTCGGCAACCATGCCGGTGGCAGCGCCAATACCATTGCCGCCTACGTGGGCGACACCATCGAACTGGTACCGCAATTCAAGCTGGTCGGCGGCCTGCGCTATGACCGCTACATCGCCAGCATCAGCAACTCCATCAATTCCACCAACAACAGTTCTTCCACCGCCCTGGCCGCAGCCAACCAGACCGTCAATTTCCTGAGCGTGCGCTCGGGCGCGATCTGGGAACCCAGCGCGGCGCAGTCCTACTACCTGTCGTATGGCACCTCCTTCAATCCCTCGCTGGAACAGTTGACCGGCACCGCGGGCCAGCAGAACCTGGACCCGGAAAAGAACCGGTCCTATGAACTGGGCGGCAAGTGGGACGTGGCTGAAGGCGTGGCATTGACGGCCGCCGCCTTCCAGATCACCAAGGAAAACGCCCGCAGCCAGGTCGGCACCGGCGTCTACGCGCTGGCCGGTACGGTGCGCGTCAACGGTGCGCGCGCCGGCGCGACGGGTCGCATCACCCGCCACTGGCAGGTGGCCGCCAACTACACCTACCTGGATGCCAAGGTGGTGGGCGGCGCCGTGGCCGACACCTCGGTGGGCAAGGTACCCATCAATACCCCCAAGCACACCTTCACGCTCTGGAGCACCTACGACCTGGCGCCGCACTGGCAGGTCGGCGGCGGCGCCAACTACATGTCGCAGCGCTATGCCAACGCCACCAACACCGTGCAGGTGGGCGGCTACACCCGTTACGACGCCATGCTGGCCTACACCACCAAGGCCTACGACATCCGCCTGAACCTGTACAACCTGACCAACAAGATGTATTACGATGCCCTGATCCAGTCCGATGGCGGTCGTTCGGTTCCCGGTTCGGGCCGCACCGCGATGCTGTCGCTGACCTATCGTATGTAA
- a CDS encoding ABC transporter ATP-binding protein — protein MNAINQHAFTPASQAAQATPAIELRNVSCRFITADGRATVALRDFSMSVARGEFVAVVGPTGCGKSTTLSLITGLLKPTLGEVRVMGQVVDGIDPRIGFVFQNDAVFPWRSVRDNVAAGPLFRGQPKAQAHALADEWIRRVGLDKFGDHYPHQLSGGMRKRVALAQTFINSPEILLMDEPFSALDMQTRTLMQDELLRLWSAHSGSVVFVTHDLEEAIALADKVYVLTARPATLKSVYPIDLPRPRVMEEVRYEQRFIDLSRRIWADLREEVHIA, from the coding sequence ATGAACGCGATCAACCAGCACGCCTTCACTCCCGCCAGTCAGGCTGCCCAGGCCACTCCGGCCATCGAACTGCGCAACGTGAGCTGCCGCTTCATCACTGCCGATGGCCGTGCCACGGTGGCGCTGCGCGACTTTTCCATGAGCGTGGCGCGCGGCGAATTCGTGGCCGTGGTCGGCCCCACCGGTTGCGGAAAATCGACCACGCTCTCGCTCATCACTGGCTTGTTGAAGCCGACCCTGGGCGAGGTGCGGGTGATGGGCCAGGTGGTCGATGGCATCGATCCGCGCATCGGTTTCGTGTTCCAGAACGATGCCGTCTTCCCCTGGCGCAGCGTGCGCGACAACGTCGCTGCCGGGCCCCTGTTCCGTGGCCAGCCCAAGGCGCAGGCACACGCGCTGGCCGATGAATGGATCCGCCGCGTGGGCTTGGACAAGTTCGGCGACCATTATCCGCACCAGCTCTCGGGCGGGATGCGCAAGCGCGTGGCGCTGGCCCAGACCTTCATCAATAGCCCCGAGATCCTGTTGATGGATGAACCCTTCTCGGCGTTGGACATGCAGACCCGCACCCTGATGCAGGATGAACTGCTGCGCCTGTGGTCGGCCCATTCCGGCTCGGTGGTGTTCGTCACCCATGACCTGGAAGAAGCTATCGCCCTGGCTGACAAGGTCTATGTCTTGACCGCCCGCCCGGCCACCTTGAAGAGCGTCTACCCGATCGACCTGCCGCGCCCGCGGGTGATGGAAGAGGTGCGCTACGAACAGCGCTTCATCGATCTCTCGCGCCGCATCTGGGCCGATCTGCGCGAAGAAGTGCATATCGCGTGA
- a CDS encoding DUF1345 domain-containing protein — MSVARHIVQVHPRLLIGIALGIVAAMFLPASTWIGRSLIGWNAGVWFYLLSLWLMMFKADAKAVKRLAETEDESAHVVLVMVCVAAVASLLAILLELGGSSHHDERGRLLRYAFTASTVFGSWALIGTIFTLHYARLFYADDDDAAALPLRFPEGIRNPNYWDFLYFAFTISVAVQTSDVAVASRALRKSVLAHSLICFVFNAAIIGLSINIAAGLAGN; from the coding sequence ATGTCCGTCGCCCGCCATATCGTCCAGGTCCACCCGCGTTTGCTCATCGGCATCGCCCTCGGCATCGTCGCCGCCATGTTCTTGCCCGCCAGCACCTGGATAGGCCGCAGCCTGATCGGCTGGAATGCTGGCGTCTGGTTCTATCTGTTGAGTCTGTGGCTGATGATGTTTAAGGCCGATGCCAAGGCCGTCAAGCGCCTGGCCGAGACCGAGGATGAAAGCGCCCACGTGGTGCTGGTGATGGTCTGCGTGGCGGCAGTGGCCAGCTTGCTTGCGATCCTGCTGGAGCTAGGCGGCAGCAGCCATCATGATGAGCGCGGCCGTCTGCTGCGCTATGCCTTCACGGCCTCTACCGTGTTCGGCTCCTGGGCTCTGATCGGCACCATTTTCACGCTGCATTATGCGCGCCTGTTCTATGCCGACGATGATGATGCGGCGGCCCTGCCGTTGCGTTTTCCCGAAGGCATCCGCAACCCGAACTACTGGGATTTCCTCTACTTCGCCTTCACCATCAGCGTGGCCGTGCAGACCTCCGACGTGGCCGTGGCTTCGCGGGCGCTACGCAAGTCGGTGCTGGCGCACTCGCTGATCTGCTTCGTCTTCAACGCCGCCATCATCGGCCTGTCCATCAATATCGCCGCCGGCCTGGCCGGCAACTGA
- a CDS encoding response regulator: MRVYSSQAEERIAILKRQGKGVFSGLPLPPGPLIGFAVAILAVLLIALFTYEASVSRGEAASAVSHTMKVREQLQAVVSTLKDAETSQRGFLLTGTESYLSPYNQARAALPGEIAKLRELLADNPDQLQRLAQVERVVGDKLDELGETISRRRNGDTVGALAVVQSDRGKMFMDRVRVLTRDMEEQERDLLASRQSDWRGAVAFSSAVAWGGSGLLLVLIAAAAVTTSRDYRAREKQAWIRAGQMGLAERLQGEQRLSTLGENTLDFLTGYLNAQVGAIYLRNERGEFQRFAGYALEQVDEPSHAAQALHLRDGQGLLGQAAKLNRPMHVKEVPAHYLDISSALGQHAPRELLIVPAAIDGTVQAVFELGFLRQVRAEEEELLARLADQIAIAVRSSKDRTRLEELLEETQRQSEELQAQQEELRVNNEELEEQGQALKASQLRLETQQAELEETNAQLEEQTQLLELQKEDLAKTQVVLVEKATELERANQYKSEFLANMSHELRTPLNSTLILAKLLADNKQGNLSDEQVRFAQTISSAGNDLLALINDILDLSKMEAGKLDIVSESFVVSKLAEELKASFVVMAQQKSLGFKVEVEPGVPLRMETDMQRLGQILKNLLSNAIKFTEKGEVSLRISLDAGGRIVFAVRDTGIGIGAEQHQFIFEAFRQADGSTHRKYGGTGLGLSISRDLAHLLGGDIEVQSRLGEGSIFTLSLPQVYRPEQAVMRTALPVPAAAAATLQAAQVATAPDVRIPGPQVMPTPQKRLQDIAIDDDRDRIEAASRLILVIEDDAAFAMILRDLAHEMGFQCVVTHSANEGVAAAEMYRPSAILMDMNLPDFSGLGVLDQIKRNPRTRHIPVHVVSVADYSQEALERGAIGYALKPVQREELVGAIRKLEAKFLQGLRHVLVVEDDARQLDSIRQLLAGENINLVGVRTAADALARLRETTFDCMVMDLNLPDLSGYQLLEKMAEQEHVAFPPVIVYTGRSLSAEEEQNLRRFSRSIIIKDARSPERLLDEVTLFLHQIETTLPPESQRLLKVARDRETVFEGRRILVVEDDVRNIFALSSVLEPKGMKVDIARNGREALQALQRSQEQPGAPIDLVLMDIMMPEMDGLTAMREIRKQAIWKRLPIIALTAKAMKDDQEKCLAAGANDYIAKPLDVEKLLSLVRVWMPK, from the coding sequence GTGCGGGTTTATTCCAGCCAAGCTGAAGAACGTATTGCCATCCTGAAACGCCAGGGCAAGGGCGTCTTTTCCGGCCTGCCCCTGCCACCGGGGCCGCTGATCGGCTTTGCCGTGGCCATCCTGGCAGTGTTGCTCATTGCCCTGTTTACCTACGAAGCCTCGGTCAGCCGTGGTGAGGCGGCCAGTGCGGTGTCCCACACCATGAAGGTGCGCGAGCAGTTGCAGGCCGTGGTATCGACCCTGAAGGATGCCGAGACCAGCCAGCGCGGCTTCCTGCTGACCGGCACCGAATCCTACCTGAGCCCTTACAACCAGGCCCGCGCGGCCCTGCCGGGCGAGATCGCCAAGCTGCGCGAACTGCTCGCCGACAATCCCGATCAGTTGCAGCGGCTCGCGCAGGTGGAACGCGTGGTGGGCGACAAGCTGGACGAGCTGGGCGAGACCATCAGCCGCCGCCGCAATGGCGACACGGTCGGCGCGCTGGCAGTGGTGCAATCGGATCGCGGCAAGATGTTCATGGACCGCGTGCGGGTGCTGACCCGCGACATGGAAGAACAGGAGCGCGACCTGCTGGCATCGCGTCAGTCCGACTGGCGTGGGGCAGTGGCCTTTTCCAGCGCCGTGGCCTGGGGCGGATCGGGCTTGCTGCTGGTGTTGATTGCGGCGGCGGCCGTGACCACCTCGCGCGACTATCGCGCCCGTGAAAAACAGGCCTGGATCCGCGCCGGCCAGATGGGCTTGGCCGAGCGTCTGCAGGGCGAGCAGCGTCTTTCCACCCTGGGCGAAAATACCCTGGACTTCCTCACCGGCTACCTCAATGCTCAGGTCGGTGCCATCTACCTGCGCAATGAGCGCGGCGAGTTCCAGCGCTTTGCCGGCTATGCGCTGGAGCAGGTCGATGAGCCATCCCATGCTGCGCAAGCGCTGCACCTGCGCGATGGTCAGGGCTTGCTGGGACAGGCGGCCAAGCTCAACCGTCCGATGCATGTCAAGGAGGTACCGGCGCATTACCTCGACATTTCTTCGGCGCTCGGCCAGCACGCCCCACGCGAACTGCTGATCGTGCCGGCCGCCATCGACGGTACGGTGCAGGCGGTCTTCGAGCTGGGCTTTCTGCGCCAGGTGCGCGCCGAGGAAGAGGAGTTGCTGGCACGCCTGGCAGACCAGATCGCCATTGCCGTGCGCTCCTCCAAGGACCGCACCCGCCTGGAAGAACTGCTGGAAGAAACCCAGCGCCAGTCCGAGGAATTACAGGCCCAGCAGGAAGAGCTGCGGGTCAACAATGAAGAGCTGGAAGAGCAGGGTCAGGCCCTGAAGGCTTCGCAACTGCGCCTGGAAACCCAGCAGGCCGAGCTGGAAGAAACCAATGCGCAACTGGAAGAACAGACCCAGTTGCTGGAGCTGCAGAAGGAAGACCTGGCCAAGACCCAGGTGGTGCTGGTGGAAAAGGCCACGGAGCTGGAGCGGGCCAACCAGTACAAGAGTGAATTCCTGGCCAACATGAGCCATGAATTGCGTACGCCGCTGAACTCCACCCTGATCCTGGCCAAACTGCTGGCCGACAACAAGCAGGGCAATCTGTCCGACGAACAGGTACGCTTCGCCCAGACCATTTCTTCGGCTGGCAACGACCTGCTGGCCCTGATCAATGACATCCTGGACCTGTCCAAGATGGAGGCCGGCAAGCTCGATATCGTCAGCGAATCCTTCGTGGTGAGCAAGCTGGCCGAGGAACTCAAGGCCAGCTTCGTCGTGATGGCCCAACAGAAGAGCCTGGGCTTCAAGGTCGAGGTCGAGCCGGGCGTACCGTTGCGCATGGAAACGGACATGCAGCGCCTGGGCCAGATCCTCAAGAACCTGCTCTCCAACGCCATCAAGTTCACCGAAAAGGGCGAGGTCAGCCTGCGCATCTCGCTGGACGCGGGCGGGCGCATCGTCTTTGCCGTGCGCGACACCGGCATCGGTATCGGCGCCGAGCAGCATCAGTTCATCTTCGAAGCCTTCCGCCAGGCCGATGGCAGCACTCACCGCAAGTACGGCGGCACCGGCCTGGGCCTGTCGATCTCGCGCGACCTGGCGCACCTGCTGGGGGGCGATATCGAGGTGCAAAGCCGCCTCGGCGAAGGCAGCATCTTCACGCTCTCGCTGCCCCAGGTCTATCGCCCCGAGCAAGCCGTCATGCGCACCGCGTTGCCGGTCCCGGCGGCTGCTGCGGCGACCTTGCAGGCGGCTCAGGTGGCCACCGCACCGGACGTGCGCATCCCCGGTCCGCAAGTGATGCCGACGCCCCAGAAACGCCTGCAGGACATCGCCATCGACGACGACCGCGATCGTATCGAAGCGGCTTCGCGCCTGATCCTGGTGATCGAGGACGATGCTGCCTTTGCCATGATCCTGCGCGACCTGGCCCATGAGATGGGCTTCCAGTGCGTGGTCACCCATTCGGCCAACGAGGGTGTGGCGGCCGCCGAGATGTATCGCCCCAGCGCCATCCTGATGGACATGAACCTGCCCGATTTCTCGGGCCTGGGCGTGCTGGACCAGATCAAGCGCAATCCGCGCACGCGCCACATCCCGGTGCACGTGGTGTCGGTGGCCGATTATTCGCAGGAGGCGCTGGAGCGTGGTGCCATCGGCTACGCCTTGAAACCGGTGCAGCGCGAAGAACTGGTGGGCGCCATCCGCAAGCTGGAAGCCAAGTTCCTGCAAGGTCTGCGGCACGTGCTGGTGGTCGAGGACGATGCGCGCCAGCTCGACAGCATCCGCCAGTTGCTGGCCGGCGAAAACATCAACCTGGTCGGTGTGCGCACCGCCGCCGATGCCCTGGCGCGCCTGCGCGAGACCACCTTCGACTGTATGGTGATGGACCTGAACCTGCCCGATCTGTCCGGCTACCAGTTGCTGGAAAAGATGGCCGAGCAGGAACACGTGGCCTTCCCGCCGGTGATCGTCTATACCGGTCGTTCGCTATCGGCTGAGGAAGAGCAGAACCTGCGCCGCTTCTCGCGCTCCATCATCATCAAGGATGCGCGTTCACCCGAACGCCTGCTCGATGAAGTCACGCTGTTCCTGCACCAGATCGAGACCACGCTGCCGCCGGAGAGCCAGCGCCTGCTCAAGGTGGCGCGCGACCGCGAAACGGTCTTCGAAGGCCGCCGCATCCTGGTGGTGGAAGACGATGTGCGCAACATCTTTGCACTCTCTTCGGTGCTGGAACCCAAGGGCATGAAGGTCGATATCGCCCGCAATGGCCGCGAGGCGCTGCAGGCGCTGCAACGCAGTCAGGAGCAGCCGGGCGCGCCCATCGACCTGGTGCTGATGGATATCATGATGCCGGAAATGGATGGCCTGACTGCCATGCGCGAGATTCGCAAGCAAGCCATCTGGAAGCGGCTACCCATCATCGCCTTGACCGCCAAGGCCATGAAGGATGACCAGGAAAAATGCCTGGCCGCCGGGGCGAACGATTACATCGCCAAGCCCCTGGATGTGGAAAAACTGTTGTCGCTGGTACGCGTATGGATGCCCAAATAA
- a CDS encoding sensor histidine kinase, producing the protein MSVSDQVAPTAAAAASISSARASIRRDLLKWLIAPLLLLNLVGAGLTYWLAWLPAQHAFDQNLMDSTWGLYAQVRHRQERTSAELTQQAEQILRSNHSDTTFFAVRNTQGEILVGDKGFPQLPESETYDRPFNYDGEMRGEPVRISAIQVRVKNGVISVAVAETIRKRDRAHYTILLSFLLLDGALTFGSLSVVMIAVRRGLRPLKSLQRNLEQRDHGKLGAIDGIGAPVELQPLIVAMNELMARINKGEQAQQNFMADVAHQLRTPLTGLKLQLELLHDKHHDQPDTARSLAMMNSSVERMIRQSRQLLALARSEPGLFESRKLEELSLDKLVEESVQHFIEEADKKQIDLGFDLQPARLRGDRFLLSDLIDNLIDNAVRYSPQQGTVTVRCLEQDGATVLSVEDSGPGIAPEHRELIFDRYYRANDKIAGSGLGLAIVREIAHDHGGVISVDCKEQGQGTIFTVRFPLAD; encoded by the coding sequence ATGTCGGTAAGCGATCAGGTAGCACCAACGGCTGCGGCGGCGGCCAGCATCTCGTCAGCCCGCGCCAGCATCCGGCGCGACCTGCTCAAATGGCTCATCGCGCCGCTGCTGCTGTTGAACCTGGTGGGCGCCGGCCTGACCTATTGGTTGGCCTGGCTGCCGGCCCAGCACGCCTTCGATCAGAACCTGATGGATTCCACCTGGGGCCTGTATGCCCAGGTGCGGCACCGGCAGGAACGCACCAGCGCCGAACTGACCCAGCAGGCCGAGCAGATCCTGCGCAGCAACCATTCCGACACCACGTTCTTCGCCGTGCGCAATACCCAGGGCGAGATCCTGGTGGGCGACAAGGGATTCCCGCAGTTGCCCGAGAGCGAGACCTACGACCGTCCCTTCAACTATGACGGCGAGATGCGCGGCGAGCCGGTGCGTATCTCGGCCATCCAGGTGCGGGTCAAGAACGGCGTCATTTCGGTGGCGGTGGCCGAAACCATCCGCAAGCGCGACCGCGCCCACTACACCATCCTGCTGTCCTTCCTGCTGCTGGACGGGGCGCTGACCTTCGGTTCGCTGTCGGTGGTGATGATCGCCGTGCGGCGCGGCCTGCGGCCCTTGAAGAGCCTGCAGCGCAACCTGGAACAGCGCGACCACGGCAAGCTGGGGGCCATCGATGGCATCGGTGCGCCGGTGGAGTTGCAACCGCTGATCGTGGCCATGAACGAACTGATGGCGCGCATCAACAAGGGTGAACAGGCCCAGCAGAATTTCATGGCCGACGTGGCGCACCAGTTGCGTACTCCGCTCACCGGTTTGAAGCTGCAACTGGAGCTGCTGCACGACAAGCACCATGACCAGCCCGACACGGCCCGTTCGTTGGCGATGATGAATTCCTCGGTGGAACGCATGATCCGCCAGAGCCGCCAATTGCTGGCCCTGGCGCGCTCCGAGCCGGGCCTGTTCGAAAGCCGCAAGCTCGAAGAACTGTCGCTGGACAAGCTGGTGGAAGAGTCAGTGCAGCACTTCATCGAAGAGGCCGACAAGAAGCAGATCGACCTGGGTTTCGACCTGCAGCCGGCGCGCCTGCGCGGTGACCGCTTCCTCTTGAGCGACCTGATCGATAACCTGATCGACAATGCCGTGCGCTATTCGCCGCAGCAGGGTACGGTCACGGTGCGCTGCCTGGAACAGGATGGCGCCACGGTGCTGTCGGTGGAAGACTCCGGCCCCGGCATTGCGCCGGAACACCGCGAGTTGATCTTCGACCGCTATTACCGCGCCAACGACAAGATCGCCGGCAGCGGCCTGGGCCTGGCCATCGTGCGCGAGATCGCCCATGACCATGGCGGTGTCATCAGCGTCGATTGCAAGGAGCAGGGGCAGGGCACCATCTTCACGGTGCGCTTTCCGCTGGCGGACTGA
- a CDS encoding Fe2+-dependent dioxygenase has product MLITIPQLLDPQALQAVRKLLNEAGEAWVDGRVTAGYQGAPVKFNQQIDERSELAQRCQHIIVSALERHPRFISAALPNLIYPPMFNRYGQGMNFGAHVDGSVRIHPHNGRKLRTDVSATLFLADPADYDGGELQIEDTYGMHSVKLAAGDMVLYPATSLHTVTPVTRGVRMGCFFWVQSLVRDDAQRQLLFEMDNAIQRLNQTEADALARRTLVGCYHNLLRQWSDT; this is encoded by the coding sequence ATGCTCATCACCATCCCTCAACTACTCGACCCGCAAGCCTTGCAAGCGGTACGCAAGCTGCTCAATGAGGCCGGCGAGGCCTGGGTGGATGGGCGCGTGACGGCCGGCTATCAGGGGGCGCCGGTCAAGTTCAACCAGCAGATCGATGAACGCTCGGAACTGGCCCAGCGCTGCCAGCACATCATCGTCAGCGCGCTGGAGCGGCATCCGCGCTTCATTAGCGCGGCCCTGCCCAATCTCATCTATCCGCCCATGTTCAACCGCTATGGCCAGGGCATGAACTTTGGCGCGCATGTGGATGGCAGCGTGCGCATCCATCCGCACAACGGCCGCAAGCTGCGCACCGATGTCTCGGCCACGCTGTTTCTGGCCGATCCGGCCGACTACGACGGTGGCGAACTGCAGATCGAAGACACCTATGGAATGCACAGCGTCAAGCTGGCTGCCGGCGACATGGTGCTCTACCCCGCCACCAGCCTGCATACCGTGACCCCGGTCACGCGCGGGGTGCGCATGGGATGTTTCTTCTGGGTGCAAAGCCTGGTGCGCGACGACGCCCAGCGCCAGTTGCTGTTCGAGATGGATAACGCCATCCAGCGCCTGAACCAGACCGAGGCCGACGCCCTGGCCCGGCGCACGCTGGTGGGGTGCTATCACAACCTGCTGCGGCAATGGAGCGATACCTGA
- a CDS encoding ABC transporter permease → MTQAQASHNAATMDIAAVEAEAQRKIRARRHLVIGLRIAILVIVLGGWEVCARIGWIDPFFFSQPSLIVAQIYDWMVEGTSQGPLWTQVLVTLEETVLGFLIGSVAGVIAGIVLGRNKLLSDVFSLYIQIANSIPRVVLGSIFVIAFGLGMASKVALAVVMVFFVVFANAFQGVREADRYMIANAQILGASRRQVTMAVVIPSALSWILASLHVSFGFALVGAVVGEFLGSKQGIGLLISTAQGAFNASGVFAAMIVLAVVALAADWLLHALERRLLKWRPQAF, encoded by the coding sequence ATGACACAAGCTCAAGCCAGCCACAACGCCGCGACGATGGATATCGCCGCCGTCGAAGCCGAGGCCCAGCGCAAGATCCGCGCACGGCGCCACCTGGTCATCGGCCTGCGCATCGCCATCCTGGTGATCGTGCTGGGCGGCTGGGAAGTCTGTGCGCGCATCGGCTGGATCGATCCCTTCTTCTTTTCGCAACCCAGCCTGATCGTGGCGCAGATCTATGACTGGATGGTCGAAGGGACTTCACAGGGGCCGCTGTGGACCCAGGTGCTGGTGACGCTGGAAGAAACGGTATTGGGATTTCTGATCGGCTCGGTGGCCGGCGTCATCGCCGGCATCGTCCTGGGGCGCAACAAGTTGCTCTCGGATGTCTTCAGTCTCTATATCCAAATTGCCAATTCGATTCCGCGGGTGGTGCTGGGCTCCATCTTCGTCATCGCCTTTGGCCTGGGCATGGCCTCCAAGGTGGCGCTGGCGGTGGTGATGGTGTTCTTCGTGGTGTTCGCCAATGCCTTCCAGGGCGTGCGCGAGGCTGACCGCTACATGATCGCCAATGCCCAGATCCTGGGCGCCTCGCGCCGCCAGGTGACCATGGCCGTGGTGATCCCCTCGGCGCTGTCATGGATCCTGGCCAGCCTGCACGTGAGTTTCGGCTTTGCACTGGTGGGCGCGGTGGTAGGCGAATTCCTGGGGTCCAAGCAGGGCATCGGCCTGCTGATCTCGACCGCCCAGGGCGCCTTCAATGCCAGCGGCGTGTTTGCCGCCATGATCGTGCTGGCCGTGGTGGCGCTGGCGGCGGACTGGTTGTTGCACGCGCTGGAGCGACGTCTGTTGAAGTGGCGTCCGCAGGCCTTCTGA